The following proteins come from a genomic window of Candidatus Zixiibacteriota bacterium:
- a CDS encoding ethanolamine ammonia-lyase reactivating factor EutA, whose protein sequence is MDPAASKAAFTNANRHISDEEELKLTSVGVDIGSSTSHLVFSRLELKLEGTRYRITRREVLAESEILLTPYTDDTRIDVAALEAFIEGQYARARVARDEVDTGALILTGVAVRRRNARAIAELFAGEAGKFVAVSAGDGLEATMAAHGSGAAAYSAKTGGVVLNIDIGGGTSKFAVCNNGRVQEVSAADIGARLLAFDADGRLARIEEAGRRHAAWAGIDVALGRKLSEAELRRIVAGMVDKLLALIRPDGLSAEIESLLRLPPLKYRGEIDAVMFSGGVSEFIYNRTQASFGDLGPLLADEVRRRLPDLGLLVIEPAARIRATVIGASQYTIQVSGNTIFITPEDAVPVRNIPVVAPEFSIDEEEIDQAGVAGAVQNALRRLDLLGGRQPVAVAFHWQGSATYWRLQSFSRGIAEGVRAILDKGHPLVLVNDGDIGGIIGLHFLEELRLPNPIISIDGVALNDFDYIDIGALIPSSGSVPVVIKSLVFPASPD, encoded by the coding sequence ATGGATCCTGCCGCATCGAAAGCCGCGTTCACCAACGCCAATCGCCACATCAGCGACGAGGAAGAGCTGAAGCTGACCAGCGTCGGGGTCGACATCGGGTCGTCGACCTCCCACCTGGTCTTCTCCCGCCTCGAGCTCAAGCTCGAGGGCACGCGCTATCGCATCACGCGGCGCGAGGTCCTCGCCGAATCGGAGATTCTGCTCACGCCTTACACGGACGACACCCGGATCGACGTGGCGGCGCTCGAGGCGTTCATCGAGGGGCAGTATGCCCGGGCGCGGGTCGCTCGCGACGAGGTCGATACCGGCGCGCTGATCCTCACCGGCGTCGCCGTGCGGCGGCGCAACGCGCGCGCCATCGCCGAGCTGTTCGCGGGCGAGGCGGGCAAGTTCGTGGCGGTGAGCGCCGGCGACGGGCTGGAGGCGACGATGGCGGCCCACGGCTCCGGCGCCGCCGCCTATTCGGCCAAGACCGGGGGCGTGGTGCTGAACATCGACATCGGCGGCGGGACGAGCAAGTTCGCCGTCTGCAACAACGGCCGGGTGCAGGAGGTTTCCGCCGCCGACATCGGGGCGCGCCTGCTCGCGTTCGACGCCGACGGCCGCCTTGCCCGGATCGAGGAGGCCGGGCGCAGGCACGCCGCCTGGGCCGGCATCGACGTGGCGCTCGGGCGCAAGCTCTCCGAGGCCGAGCTACGCAGGATCGTGGCCGGGATGGTCGACAAGCTGCTGGCCCTGATCCGGCCGGATGGGCTTTCGGCCGAGATCGAGTCGCTCCTCCGGCTGCCGCCCCTGAAATACCGCGGCGAGATCGACGCCGTGATGTTTTCCGGCGGCGTTTCGGAGTTCATCTACAACCGGACGCAGGCGAGCTTCGGCGATCTCGGACCGCTGCTGGCGGACGAGGTGCGCCGGCGCCTTCCCGACCTCGGGCTGCTGGTCATCGAGCCGGCAGCGCGGATCCGCGCTACGGTCATCGGCGCCTCCCAGTACACGATCCAGGTGAGCGGCAACACGATCTTCATCACCCCGGAGGACGCGGTGCCGGTGCGCAATATCCCGGTGGTGGCGCCCGAATTTTCCATCGACGAGGAGGAGATCGATCAGGCCGGGGTCGCGGGCGCCGTTCAGAATGCGCTGCGCCGCCTGGATCTGCTCGGCGGCCGCCAGCCCGTGGCGGTGGCGTTTCACTGGCAGGGCTCGGCGACCTACTGGCGCTTGCAGTCTTTCTCGAGGGGAATCGCCGAGGGCGTGCGCGCCATTCTCGACAAGGGGCACCCGCTGGTGCTGGTCAACGACGGCGACATCGGCGGGATCATCGGGCTTCACTTCCTCGAGGAGCTGCGCCTTCCGAACCCGATCATCTCGATCGACGGCGTCGCCCTGAACGACTTCGACTACATCGACATCGGCGCGCTGATCCCCTCCTCCGGCTCCGTGCCGGTCGTGATCAAGTCGCTCGTCTTCCCCGCCTCGCCGGATTAG
- a CDS encoding ATP-binding protein, with protein MDSAAAIQPRDSLLFGPGAPDRVFAAADKTTVIRLRWPLVILCSYLLLYPSQPWLTESQTYALVFFYLATNAALYFVEDDRFECSYFYGPLLLFDTAAMAATVALSGGATTDFYVACFFTLVLSCICSDTRGLLVVTLLAPLLYAYVAFRTEAADQPSFYLRLSFPLVIALFYGYFAQVERLRRVVREKEEQAERERRAASEIRRQRDRLEVLHEINLAMTSTLDLRTALEALLEKTLAYLPYAAGAVRLRDNDTEAMWTAAARGLAAPGPEGADCEWSLLDAAAASRKVEVIRDLSAEHGEFLRRQGLAAMIALPLIADGEVLGSFGLFARQPVEISDEEVRFLLTLAGQAAVTVQRARWLQQIRRQADELRDANRVKDEFLGVVSHELKTPLNVISGYTNMLLEGILGEVTPIQEKALQTMLRQTKDLNATINSVLQVSCIEAEMVRAEIHDTNLWEFLYELKTYYDYPLAKDVQLVWDFRSDLPTLPTDRGKLKHVLQNLINNAIKFTDQGSVTVSARYLANKKTMEFKVADTGIGIPRELCPKIFERFRQGDSSDTRSYGGVGLGLYIVKKFVDLLGGTVHVASKPGEGSTFTVRIPCHRRAGAEQLLLSGARPEPEPAAKAALP; from the coding sequence ATGGATTCCGCCGCCGCGATCCAGCCTCGAGATTCTTTATTGTTCGGCCCGGGGGCTCCGGACCGCGTCTTCGCAGCGGCCGATAAAACCACGGTAATTCGGCTGCGCTGGCCGCTGGTCATCCTGTGCTCGTATCTGCTGCTCTATCCCTCGCAGCCGTGGTTGACGGAAAGTCAGACTTACGCGCTCGTGTTCTTCTACCTCGCGACCAACGCGGCGCTCTACTTCGTCGAGGACGATCGCTTCGAGTGCTCGTACTTCTACGGCCCGCTGCTGCTGTTCGACACGGCGGCCATGGCCGCCACGGTGGCGCTCAGCGGCGGGGCGACGACCGATTTCTACGTTGCCTGTTTCTTCACTCTGGTCCTGAGTTGCATTTGCAGCGACACCCGCGGCCTGCTCGTGGTCACGCTCCTGGCGCCACTGCTCTACGCCTACGTCGCTTTTCGCACGGAGGCCGCCGACCAGCCGAGCTTTTACCTCCGGCTTTCCTTTCCCCTCGTGATCGCGCTTTTCTACGGCTACTTCGCCCAGGTGGAACGGTTGCGTCGCGTCGTGCGGGAAAAAGAAGAGCAGGCCGAACGGGAACGGCGCGCCGCGAGCGAGATCCGGCGCCAGCGGGACCGGCTGGAGGTATTGCACGAAATCAACCTCGCGATGACTTCGACCCTGGATCTGCGGACGGCGCTCGAAGCGCTGCTGGAGAAGACGCTGGCCTATTTGCCGTACGCCGCCGGAGCGGTCCGGCTGCGGGATAACGATACCGAAGCGATGTGGACGGCAGCCGCCCGAGGGCTGGCCGCTCCCGGGCCGGAAGGGGCCGACTGCGAATGGTCGTTGCTCGATGCGGCCGCGGCGAGCCGGAAGGTCGAGGTGATTCGAGATCTCTCCGCCGAGCACGGCGAATTTCTGCGGCGGCAGGGACTGGCGGCGATGATCGCGCTGCCGTTGATCGCCGACGGCGAAGTGCTCGGCAGCTTCGGTCTGTTCGCGCGCCAACCGGTCGAGATTTCCGACGAGGAGGTCCGGTTTCTCCTCACGCTCGCCGGCCAGGCGGCCGTGACGGTTCAACGGGCGCGGTGGCTGCAGCAGATCCGGCGGCAGGCGGACGAGCTGCGCGACGCCAATCGGGTCAAGGACGAGTTCCTGGGCGTCGTCTCGCACGAGTTGAAGACGCCGTTGAACGTGATCTCCGGATACACCAACATGCTGCTGGAAGGAATCCTGGGCGAGGTCACGCCGATCCAGGAAAAAGCGCTGCAAACCATGCTGCGCCAGACCAAGGACCTCAACGCGACCATCAACAGCGTCTTGCAGGTGAGCTGCATCGAAGCCGAGATGGTGCGCGCGGAAATCCACGACACCAACCTCTGGGAATTCCTCTACGAGCTCAAGACGTACTACGACTACCCCCTGGCCAAGGACGTCCAGCTGGTTTGGGATTTCCGTTCGGACCTGCCGACGCTCCCGACCGACCGCGGCAAGCTCAAGCACGTTCTGCAGAACCTGATCAACAACGCCATCAAGTTCACCGACCAGGGATCCGTGACCGTCTCGGCGCGATACCTCGCGAACAAGAAAACGATGGAGTTCAAGGTCGCTGACACGGGGATCGGCATTCCCAGGGAACTCTGTCCGAAGATCTTCGAGCGTTTCCGTCAGGGCGACAGCTCGGATACGCGGTCCTACGGCGGCGTCGGTCTCGGGCTCTACATCGTCAAGAAGTTCGTGGATCTGCTCGGCGGCACGGTTCATGTGGCGAGCAAGCCGGGAGAGGGCTCGACCTTCACCGTGCGGATTCCCTGCCATCGCCGGGCGGGCGCGGAGCAGTTGCTGCTGTCGGGCGCGCGGCCGGAACCCGAGCCGGCGGCAAAGGCCGCCCTGCCCTGA
- a CDS encoding cupin domain-containing protein: MDHPATEWQEPKDNMTKAGYGKFLRPKSPYDVFMEAQGIPIYRDIGVRRVQDLPRKPWKRMGGSGTFIQLYGTEGLWGCYVVEVPGAGALNVEKHLYEEQFLVVEGRGTTEVWVDGNPKKLTFEWQKGSIFAIPLNAYHRIVNATSSPALLLAGTTAPNVMNQFGNEDFIFNCPYHFQDRFNPTDDYFKYREEIKPDPVRGLAMRETNIIPDVINCELPLDNRRSPGYRRIEPHMAGNHFYFWIGQHETGRYSKAHAHGSAAVLICLKGKGYTYTWPASLGTRPWESGKADQVRRQDYEPVGMVSAAPMSGNWFHAHFGASKEPLRLTAWFGPNAPGRERGVPGEKAIDYGAIDIKDGGTAIPYNEEDPFLRKEFEETLAREGAKSRMEPELYQK, translated from the coding sequence ATGGATCATCCAGCTACCGAATGGCAGGAGCCGAAGGACAACATGACCAAGGCCGGCTACGGCAAATTCCTCCGACCGAAGAGCCCGTACGACGTTTTCATGGAGGCCCAGGGAATCCCGATCTACCGCGACATCGGCGTGCGCCGCGTCCAGGACCTGCCGCGCAAGCCCTGGAAGCGGATGGGGGGGAGCGGCACCTTCATCCAGCTCTACGGGACGGAAGGGCTCTGGGGCTGCTACGTCGTGGAGGTCCCCGGGGCCGGCGCGCTGAACGTGGAGAAGCACCTCTACGAGGAGCAGTTCCTGGTCGTCGAGGGCCGGGGCACGACCGAAGTGTGGGTGGACGGCAACCCGAAAAAGCTCACCTTCGAGTGGCAGAAGGGCTCGATTTTCGCGATCCCGCTCAACGCCTATCACCGGATCGTCAACGCGACGTCGAGCCCCGCGCTCCTGCTCGCGGGAACCACCGCGCCGAACGTCATGAATCAGTTCGGCAACGAGGATTTCATCTTCAACTGTCCCTATCACTTCCAGGACCGCTTCAACCCGACGGACGACTACTTCAAGTACCGCGAAGAGATCAAGCCCGATCCCGTCCGCGGCCTGGCGATGCGCGAGACCAACATCATCCCGGACGTGATCAATTGCGAGCTGCCGCTCGACAACCGTCGCTCGCCGGGATACCGGCGCATCGAGCCGCACATGGCCGGGAACCATTTCTATTTCTGGATCGGCCAGCACGAAACCGGCCGCTACTCCAAGGCGCACGCGCACGGCTCCGCCGCGGTGCTGATCTGCCTGAAAGGCAAGGGCTACACCTACACCTGGCCGGCCTCGCTCGGTACGCGCCCGTGGGAAAGCGGCAAGGCCGATCAGGTCAGGCGCCAGGATTACGAGCCCGTAGGGATGGTGAGCGCCGCACCGATGAGCGGCAACTGGTTTCACGCCCATTTCGGCGCGAGCAAGGAGCCGCTGCGGCTGACCGCATGGTTCGGTCCGAACGCTCCCGGGCGCGAGCGGGGGGTGCCGGGGGAGAAGGCGATCGACTACGGCGCCATCGACATCAAGGACGGCGGCACGGCGATCCCCTACAACGAGGAGGATCCGTTCCTGCGCAAGGAGTTCGAGGAAACGCTCGCCCGCGAGGGAGCGAAGTCCCGGATGGAGCCCGAGCTCTACCAGAAATGA
- a CDS encoding ribonuclease H-like domain-containing protein translates to MKILFFDIETVPTEQALESRGLLEPQMQLDEAELVKKLSLSAATAKILCIGYAVEPPADSPARILDGDEREILREFWRLAFETNLFVGHNILDFDLRFIYQRSVIHQIKPSRDIPFARYRSAPVFDTMHEWSRWGREHVSLDVLARALDIPSPKEGLDGSKVYPYFRAGRLAEICEYCKRDVESVRQVYRRLTFAS, encoded by the coding sequence ATGAAGATCCTCTTCTTCGACATCGAGACGGTACCCACGGAACAGGCGCTCGAGAGCCGCGGTTTGCTGGAACCGCAGATGCAGCTCGACGAGGCCGAGCTCGTCAAGAAGCTCAGCCTCTCGGCCGCCACGGCGAAAATTCTCTGCATCGGTTACGCGGTCGAGCCGCCTGCCGACTCGCCCGCCCGGATCCTGGACGGCGACGAGCGGGAAATCCTGCGCGAGTTCTGGCGCCTGGCGTTCGAAACCAACCTGTTCGTCGGCCACAACATCCTCGACTTCGACCTGCGCTTCATCTACCAGCGCTCCGTCATCCATCAGATCAAGCCCTCGCGCGACATCCCGTTCGCCCGCTACCGCAGCGCACCGGTGTTCGACACCATGCACGAGTGGAGCCGCTGGGGCCGCGAGCACGTGAGCCTCGACGTGCTCGCGCGCGCGCTCGACATCCCTTCGCCCAAGGAGGGGCTCGACGGCTCCAAGGTCTATCCTTATTTCCGTGCGGGCCGGCTTGCCGAGATTTGCGAGTACTGCAAGCGGGACGTCGAGTCGGTGCGGCAGGTCTATCGCCGCCTGACGTTCGCTTCCTAG
- a CDS encoding amidohydrolase family protein, protein MEKSNFTVVDCDGHIIESIPEMVPFLDPIDREIALRPSRNRQGVFAGLDAIHYPRNVQRSGEVEEPRRPRVDASEHRRGSGEDWLEFLNKAGVAQAVLFPSEGLSVGFFQQADYAVRVCRAFNDYVSERYRRVDPRLHPMGLIAMQDVQAAVKELRRLVLELKLPGAMLPSRGLPLHLGHDYYWPVYREAAELGCVLGIHGGSSLGFGADTFTDAWAARTLRHPIPLALEFVSLVYHGVFDRYRDLRVGFFEGGCAWVLLLKDRMDRDENVYTTSTGKQRSLNDYLASGQVLIGCEGNEWILPYVIQQVGSGCFAYASDYPHEVDLVAAKQMIHETVERPDMTGADKAAILGENARKFFRL, encoded by the coding sequence ATGGAAAAGAGCAACTTCACGGTGGTCGACTGCGACGGCCACATCATCGAGTCGATTCCGGAGATGGTGCCGTTCCTGGATCCCATCGATCGCGAGATCGCGCTGCGCCCGTCGCGCAACCGCCAGGGCGTGTTCGCCGGTCTTGACGCCATCCACTATCCGCGCAATGTGCAGAGATCGGGGGAGGTGGAAGAGCCCCGCCGGCCCCGGGTGGACGCCAGCGAGCACCGCAGGGGCTCGGGCGAGGACTGGCTGGAGTTTCTCAACAAGGCGGGCGTCGCCCAGGCCGTGCTGTTTCCGTCCGAAGGACTTTCCGTCGGCTTCTTCCAGCAGGCGGATTACGCGGTTCGCGTCTGCCGGGCCTTCAACGATTACGTTTCCGAGCGTTACCGCAGGGTCGACCCGCGGCTGCACCCGATGGGGTTGATCGCGATGCAGGACGTGCAGGCGGCGGTGAAGGAGCTGCGCCGCCTGGTGCTCGAGCTGAAGCTTCCCGGCGCGATGTTGCCCTCGCGCGGGCTGCCGCTGCACCTCGGCCACGACTACTACTGGCCCGTCTACCGCGAGGCCGCGGAGCTGGGCTGCGTTCTCGGCATTCACGGCGGCTCGAGCCTGGGCTTCGGCGCCGACACGTTCACCGACGCCTGGGCGGCGCGCACGCTGCGTCACCCGATTCCGCTGGCCCTGGAGTTCGTCTCGCTCGTCTACCACGGCGTGTTCGACCGCTACCGCGATCTGCGGGTGGGCTTCTTCGAGGGGGGATGCGCCTGGGTTCTCCTGCTCAAGGACCGTATGGATCGCGACGAGAACGTCTACACGACGAGCACCGGCAAGCAACGAAGCCTGAACGACTACCTGGCGAGCGGGCAGGTCCTGATCGGCTGCGAGGGCAACGAGTGGATTCTCCCCTACGTGATCCAGCAGGTCGGGTCCGGGTGCTTCGCCTATGCGTCCGACTATCCGCACGAGGTCGATCTCGTCGCGGCGAAGCAGATGATCCACGAGACCGTCGAGCGCCCGGACATGACAGGCGCCGACAAGGCCGCGATCCTCGGCGAGAACGCGAGAAAGTTCTTCCGGCTGTAG